Below is a genomic region from Thunnus albacares chromosome 4, fThuAlb1.1, whole genome shotgun sequence.
GACAGTATTGAGGACACTGATTTACACTGTGTTCATCCAGTAACCTAAATGCCTCTTCCCTCTAGATGGCGCTGAGAAATGCCTTGCGTTATTTTCCCCCCTCCCACCATGCAACACTTTCACTTGAATTTGCTCAAGAGCTGCGGCAGTACGGCCACATCTACATGTACCGCTTCTGCCCAACATTACGCATGAGGTGAGGCAGCCTGATGATTAAAGACTAGCCCATGTGGGATTTTTGAAGCCAGTATCCAAACTGATACAtgagagtaaaataaaaaaagagtaaaataaatctattaaatatatattgacCGATATTCCTTTTTTTGCACTTGACACTTAATTTGGTCACTCGGTCACAAGTTAAGACAAAGATATATAAAAAGACCATTAAACTTTACCAACAAAGATGACAGTAACAGCAAATGAAAGATGAGTTTGGCAAATATTGTTActtgaaaatttaaaaagatcaaataCAATATCGACCAACATTATTGACCTGCTGATATATGCATGGTGAACATAATCTAACTCTAACTCTATTGGATTCAGTACATTCAGGAGTTTTGCTGTTACAGCCTTACTTGGTCTGTTCTCATAAATTTCCTTCTATTCCTCAGAGCATATCCCATAGATCAGTACCCTTGTCGCACACGTCAAGCAGCCTCAATAATGCTAATGATCATGAACAACCTGGACCCAGCAGTTGCTCAGGTGAGCTTCTTCCACAGCGTGTATTAACTGAGCAAAGCCTCCTGAGTTAATTCTTTTGTTTGACTTGTTCACTCTAAGACAGcttattttttcttaatattttaGTTTCCCCAGGAGCTCGTCACCTATGGAGGGAATGGACAAGTGTTTAGTAACTGGGCCCAGGTAGGTCCTTAGTTGACTCGTGTTGTGTCCAGTGGCTTTGGTAATGATGATATACAGAGTCtaaatagacaaaataataatgatttgtgtgtgtgtgatggtgtgagTGCAGTTCCGCCTTGTGATGCATTACCTGAGTGAGATGACAGAGGAGCAGACTCTGGTCATGTACAGCGGTCATCCCATGGGCCTGTTCCCCAGCCTGCCTTCCTCACCGCGTGCCATCATCACCAACGGCATGGTAACTGCACAAGACGCATAAACTGACCTTATAAACTGATACTTTTAGCCCACATGCATCCCAGTGTGATGAGACATCCACCATTTCTTTTTCCCTCACTCAGGTTATTCCAAATTACTCCTCCAGAGAGCAGTATGAGAAGATGTTTGCTCTCGGTGTATCAATGTAAGTTTTTtaaggtgattttttttgttggtatCAGCCATCACTTGTTGTTAGGTAGAGTGGTGATTATACAAGAAAATGTTGCCATATTAAGCATATTGTGTGGGTGTGAGATGTAATCTTGTGtacttctgttgtttgttttcaggtacgGTCAAATGACAGCAGGCAGCTACTGCTACATTGGTCCGCAAGGGATTGTTCATGGCACTATGGtttgtgaaaaaacaacaaaaacaaaagatgcaCAACAGCACACTCAAGTATTCCTTCATACAAATATGGATTATGACATGATTTCTGTGTcggaaacaagaaaaaacaaaacttttcttcacaaaattatacttattttttagactctttttgcttttttttgtgctttttttcacATACTGAGTAGTATCACCTTAGTAGACctctaaaatatttaaatgaaacaatctgatcAGGAAAAATCACGCTTTCATTGAACCCTCGAAACTTAAAGACATTTGTAACCTGCTTTATGACCTGTATGAAGTAGTTACTgttctatttatttgttttgttgtgtttttctgtgtagcTGACTGTGCTGAATGCCGGCCGGAGGTACCTGGGCTCTGATGACTTGAGAGGTCGTGTCCTTGTGACCTCTGGCCTGGGGGGCATGAGTGGAGCTCAGGCTAAAGCTGCCGTCATTGCTGGCTGTATTGGTGTGATTGCAGAGGTCAGCTGGTATCCAGACTTTATATGTTAGTACTCAACTGCTGAGCAAGAACGGAGGAAGTACTGTATGTCGATGTGATGGTGTGAACTGGATTTCTGTGCAGGTGGACGAGGCTCCTCTTAGAAAGAGACACGAGCAGGGCTGGCTGATGGAGGTCACAAGTAGTTTGGATCAATGCATTAAACGCATAAGgtaacagagaggagaagattATTAAGATTAATCATGAATGTCCAAAATCATTACTACTAAgctgttgctgcttttacttaATACTGTACTGGTGGCCATGATGGTTTTGATATTATGGTGTTAAGTGTTGAAAGTCTGGAACTTGCAGTATTAATTGGCAGCTTTGTTAGCTACAAAAAAGCCATACCTGGAAGTGGATATACCACAATAccacactgtactgtataaatacactgttacaagtaaaagtactgtatTGGAAATgttactaaagtaaaagtactcagtggaggaaaataatggaaaagagggaaacagctagcctggctttgttaaaaggtaacaaaatccaccttcCAGCACCTCTAAATCCTTCCCTGGTTACTGgccaacctcatggtgacaacAAGACTCACGGAAATCACTTTATAGATGCTAGTAGGTCGAATTTGTTAACTTCAAACAGAGCCTGGCTAGTTgcttcctcctgtttccagtgtttatgcttCATATTTATTCACATAGACGAGAGAGAGAGTCGTATCAATCGTCTTATCTAACTAagcatgtttcccaaaatgttgagctaTTCCTTTAATGCAGGTGCATTgatgtgtaagcagcatttttgttgttgttgcacttaGCTAATTATTTGATATGCTGTAAAGAAGTGCAGTCTATAACacagcatcatattttataagttCATTATATGTGTAAAATCTTCATTTGTTAAGCAACTGCTAGTACTGCTAGTATGTATGATGCAGTGGAGTAGAATTATAAAGTggcatgaaatgaaaatacttgAGTACACGTCTATTGTTAATATATTCAACATCTTAGTAAATGCTCCATATTCAGGAAAAATGGCACAGAAACCCACAGAAAACACAGGATGATGTATCCAATAAAATAACCTGTCTACTGTGAGATACAGTAATAAcccttattttttttgtgtgtgtcttacagAGAGGCCATGCGCTCAAAGACTCCCCTCAGTCTGGGTTACCATGGCAATATTGTAGACCTATGGTGAGAGGTGAAAACTTTCTGCTGCAGCTACAGTGAGAGAGCCACGTTTTGTCACATAGTCTTGAAATCTCCCACTTGTCTACCTTTCTAACCAGGGAGAGGCTGCTGTTGGAGTATGAGAGGACAGGCGAGCTCCTGGTGAATTTGGGTTCAGACCAGACCTCCCTTCACAACCCATTCAACGGAGGCTACTATCCAGTCCAGCTCAGCTACCACCAGGCCAATCAGCTTATGTCCACTGATCCCAACCGTTTCCGCACCATGGTCCAAGAAAGGTTGAATTAGTCATACAGGAGAACGTTGCTGTAGTATATTTTCTGCAAATTGTGATACTATCAAGCTGAAAtaatatgttttacatattaTCACAGCCTCAAAAGACACATAAAGGCCATCAACAAGCTGTCTGATGCTGGTATGTTCTTTTGGGACTATGGCAACGCATTTCTCCTGGAGGCCCAGAGAGCCGGTAAGTAATttaatgcacacaaacatacacaataaACGTAGATGTGTCATTCACTCCATATCAGAATAACAAAGAGGCCTGGGTTCCTTGTTTTTATAGGAGCAGAGGTAGAAAAGATCGGTGGAAGACCGACAGAATTCCGTTACCCTTCTTATGTCCAGCACATTATGGGGTGAGATATTGTCTTATTTATTCAATATAGCATTGATCCTGCATTATAACTCTAACACAGGCTTTAGAcagttaaaacactgaaaatcaaGAGTGTAAAAGTTCATtgttgaccttggaaacagtagtttgTCAAAATAGTCAGAAGTAAAGCTTCACTTGTTAGCTTTGTCTGAGCTTTAAACCACATCTCATCAGGGGAAAATCTGGCGAGAGCTAGTACAAGTGAAGCTggagttaagattatttttgtaaatCTAGAAACCTGTGATCAGATCAgatctttttcttcttgggATGAATAGTTTGTgatttctcctcttctgtctttgcCACAGCGACATCTTCTCTTTGGGCTTCGGACCGTTCCGCTGGGTGTGCACATCTGGCGACCCCCAAGATCTCGCCGTAACCGACAACATTGCTGCTACTGTCCTGGAGGATATCAGTGCCAACGTGACTGATCGCATCAGACAGCAGTACAGTGACAACATCCGCTGGATCAGAGAGGCCGGAAAACACAAAATGGTCGGTAACTTTCTGACTAAATACAAATCACACTGTTGAAGAGATGGCTGTAAATGCTCTCTTTGTTCCTCTTTGTTTAGGTTGTGGGATCCCAAGCCAGAATCCTCTACTCCGACCAGAAAGGAAGAGTCTCCATTGCTTTGGCTATCAACAAGGCTATCGCTGATGGAAGAGTTTCAGTAAGAGAATACATTTTCTGCTTTCATATACATCTTTGTATGCAAGATTTCATGTTTTCAGAGGTGTTTCAACATCTGGCCATGGGCTTTCTAAACTGACAGCATCTTACGTTGTTTCTCTTACTCAGGCTCCTGTGGTTATTAGCAGAGACCATCATGATGTTAGTGGCACAGACAGCCCCTTCAGAGAGACCTCTAATGTGTATGATGGGTCTGCCTTCTGTGCAGGTATGTGCAGTTCACTGTGGCTGTGCACAACTAAGGACTTTTCCAATTAAATCAGTTTAATATGACAATTTGTCTGTTTtagattgacagaaacaaacgCCTGCTTTCAACTATATTAccaaacaacaataacatggttttgacaaaaataaaagaagacacGCTGACTGTAATTGATTTCAAgcagattttaatttttatatcatACTGAGGTAATGATTGAAatcctagaaaaaaaaaaacattagctGGCAACTCCACAGTCCGCACAGCATCTGTTTCTGATTACTACTGACATGAATAGCTGTGACTGAGGCCTGTGGCTTTGGCCGCATGCTCATAACCtgggttgtttttctttgattccagctttCCTGCgtcacttttcattcatataaaCCAGAAATACTGCAGGAATTACTTGAATTCGAGCCACAGTGACAGCTCACCATATCTCCTCTTTACAGACATGGCAGTCCAGAACTTTGTCGGTGATGCATTCAGGGGCGCCACATGGGTCTCCTTGCATAACGGTGGCGGTGTTGGCTGGTAAGGCTGGATGGTTATCCAGTAAATAGTGGATCTGTGTGAATGTTAGTTATGATTCATCAAAGCTGtttattaaatgaattctcattgtgttttcactttatcttATGCCTCATCTATAGGGGTGAGGTAATGAATGGAGGATTTGGTTTGCTGTTGGACGGCTCAGAGGGAGC
It encodes:
- the uroc1 gene encoding urocanate hydratase; its protein translation is MSTLKEICSGLPLDPLPPNRGRDPNVPHAPIRTPNLTAEEERMALRNALRYFPPSHHATLSLEFAQELRQYGHIYMYRFCPTLRMRAYPIDQYPCRTRQAASIMLMIMNNLDPAVAQFPQELVTYGGNGQVFSNWAQFRLVMHYLSEMTEEQTLVMYSGHPMGLFPSLPSSPRAIITNGMVIPNYSSREQYEKMFALGVSMYGQMTAGSYCYIGPQGIVHGTMLTVLNAGRRYLGSDDLRGRVLVTSGLGGMSGAQAKAAVIAGCIGVIAEVDEAPLRKRHEQGWLMEVTSSLDQCIKRIREAMRSKTPLSLGYHGNIVDLWERLLLEYERTGELLVNLGSDQTSLHNPFNGGYYPVQLSYHQANQLMSTDPNRFRTMVQESLKRHIKAINKLSDAGMFFWDYGNAFLLEAQRAGAEVEKIGGRPTEFRYPSYVQHIMGDIFSLGFGPFRWVCTSGDPQDLAVTDNIAATVLEDISANVTDRIRQQYSDNIRWIREAGKHKMVVGSQARILYSDQKGRVSIALAINKAIADGRVSAPVVISRDHHDVSGTDSPFRETSNVYDGSAFCADMAVQNFVGDAFRGATWVSLHNGGGVGWGEVMNGGFGLLLDGSEGAAKRATLMLNWDVSNGVARRCWSGNSNAYETIQRTMEEHRQLRVTMPFPVKDEHVLDRALQG